One Brassica napus cultivar Da-Ae chromosome C4, Da-Ae, whole genome shotgun sequence genomic region harbors:
- the LOC106445229 gene encoding bZIP transcription factor 49: MAEPAVDSFYNSSFELGNSISDLDVDFELTFEDLYFPSEGESFFIPVEVEEKATTTCKTSMTKRKNEIEEDTSRSYKYRRMDEEDDEKKEARLVRNRESALLSRQRRKHYVEELEDKVKNLQSVITDLNSKVSYFASENATLRHKVGPGKGMCWPPCGMYLGSGQVVPLLPIPRLKPQRSVAKVKKTKKVASVSVLGLLFCLFLFSALAPIIVNVSYGGRVLDVSVNNSSELLVASLFVPRNEKLVKLDGNLIIHSISASEKDTASETKPARRSSDSTNIRDMSKHLNTEKQKAFPSSCSDDSKEKLNSTTSNGEMQQWFREGVAGPMFSSGMCTEVFRFDVSSTSGAIRPASQQPKNTTDTHKGKNNRRILRGGHPLSDSNLTKDQNNSSKDNFSTTKPFPSMVVSVLTDPREEGSDEDINGVTGDTKSLSRLFIVVLVDSVKYVTYSCVLPRPEEVPHLVTT, translated from the exons aTGGCGGAACCTGCTGTAGACAGTTTCTACAATTCTAGCTTCGAGCTTGGGAACTCGATCTCCGATCTCGACGTTGACTTCGAGTTGACTTTCGAAGACCTCTACTTTCCTTCCGAGGGCGAGTCCTTCTTCATCCCTGTTGAGGTGGAGGAGAAAGCTACTACTACGTGTAAGACGTCCATGACGAAGAGGAAGAACGAGATTGAAGAAGATACATCGAGGAGCTATAAGTACAGAAGAatggatgaagaagatgatgagaagAAGGAAGCGAGGCTGGTTAGAAACCGTGAAAGTGCTCTGCTTTCGAGACAGAGGAGGAAGCACTACGTAGAGGAGCTTGAAGACAAAGTCAAGAACTTGCAATCCGTTATAACGGATTTGAACAGTAAAGTCTCTTACTTTGCGTCTGAGAACGCTACTCTGAGGCATAAGGTGGGTCCCGGAAAGGGCATGTGCTGGCCACCGTGTGGAATGTATCTAGGTTCTGGTCAAGTAGTGCCTTTGCTTCCTATTCCTCGGTTGAAACCACAACGATCCGTGGCCAAGGTGAAGAAGACCAAGAAGGTTGCTAGTGTTAGTGTTCTTGGTcttctgttttgtttatttttgttttctgcaTTGGCTCCTATTATTGTGAACGTTAGCTACGGAGGAAGAGTTTTAGATGTGTCAGTTAATAATAGTAGTGAGCTACTAGTGGCATCACTATTTGTTCCGAGGAATGAGAAGCTTGTGAAGCTCGATGGAAACTTGATTATTCATTCTATTTCGGCGAGCGAGAAAGACACGGCTTCTGAAACGAAGCCTGCACGGCGTTCATCTGACTCTACAAACATTAGGGATATGTCTAAGCACCTTAATACCGAAAAGCAGAAAGCTTTTCCATCTTCTTGCTCTGATGATTCGAAGGAGAAACTCAACTCAACAACATCCAACGGTGAAATGCAGCAATGGTTTCGTGAAGGTGTTGCAG GTCCAATGTTCAGTTCAGGGATGTGCACCGAAGTGTTTCGGTTTGATGTCTCCTCAACCTCTGGAGCCATTAGACCTGCTTCTCAACAGCCTAAGAACACCACCGATACACACAAGGGAAAGAATAACAGAAGAATCCTCCGTGGTGGTCATCCATTATCTGATTCTAACCTAACCAAAGATCAAAACAACTCTAGCAAAGACAACTTCAGCACAACCAAGCCATTCCCATCAATGGTTGTATCTGTGCTTACTGATCCCAGAGAAGAAGGCAGTGACGAAGACATCAATGGTGTAACTGGCGATACAAAATCACTGTCTCGTTTATTCATAGTCGTTCTTGTTGACAGTGTCAAGTATGTAACCTACTCCTGCGTCCTTCCACGACCAGAAGAAGTCCCTCATCTTGTAACCACTTGA
- the LOC106445230 gene encoding psbP domain-containing protein 6, chloroplastic codes for MATASLMPTLNIFNASPSVRTRASVIVASSQQPRRRDLLLKTAVAIPAILNLKEAPISEAREVEVGSFLPPSESDPSFVLFKAKPSDTPALRAGNVQPYQFVLPPNWKQLRIANILSGNYCQPKCAEPWIEVKFENEKQGKVQVVASPLIRLTNKPNATIEDIGEPERVIASLGPFVTGNSYDSDELVDTSIEKIGDQTYYKYVLETPFALTGSHNLAKATAKGNTVVLFVVSATEKQWQSSQETLQAILDSFQL; via the exons atggctacCGCCTCTCTCATGCCGACGTTGAACATCTTCAATGCCTCTCCTTCAGTTAGAACAAGAGCTAGCGTCATTGTTGCATCATCTCAACAACCAAGAAGGAGAGACTTACTCCTGAAAACAGCGGTGGCTATTCCTGCGATTCTGAACTTGAAGGAAGCTCCTATCTCTGAGGCGCGTGAGGTGGAAGTGGGATCGTTCTTACCACCTTCTGAGTCTGACCCTTCCTTCGTCCTCTTCAAAGCCAAACCTTCTGATACTCCTGCTCTCCGCGCAG GAAACGTGCAGCCGTATCAGTTTGTACTACCACCGAACTGGAAACAGCTGAGAATAGCCAACATCTTGTCAGGCAACTACTGCCAGCCGAAATGCGCAGAGCCATGGATAGAAGTGAAGTTCGAGAACGAGAAGCAAGGCAAGGTTCAAGTAGTTGCATCTCCTTTGATTCGTTTAACCAACAAGCCAAACGCAACTATTGAAGACATCGGTGAGCCTGAGAGAGTGATTGCTTCTCTCGGTCCCTTTGTCACTGGAAACTCTTATGATTCTGATGAACTTGTGGATACATCAATCGAAAAGATCGGTGATCAAACG TACTATAAGTATGTTTTGGAGACGCCGTTTGCGCTAACGGGAAGTCATAACCTTGCGAAAGCGACAGCAAAGGGGAACACTGTGGTTTTGTTTGTGGTGAGTGCTACTGAGAAGCAATGGCAGAGCTCACAGGAGACTCTTCAAGCTATTCTTGATTCTTTTCAACTGTAA